GCCGCTGTTTTTCATCCCGCTCGTGCTGAACGCCGTTCTGCTCACCCTGCTGGTCCTCGAGCGGTGGTGGCCGCGCGGCCTCGAGCGGGCGCTGGTCAGGCTGCCGGTCGCCGTCGCCGCCGTCGTCGCGGTCGACCTCGTCCTCGATCCGGGCGCGGTCGCGATCGGCTTCTGGAGCTACGAGACGGGCGGCTACTACGGCGTCCCGCTCTCGAACTATCGGGGCTGGCTCCTCTCGGGCGCGGTCGCCGTCGCGCTCGTCGATCTCGCCTTCGACCGGGCGGCGCTGCTCGAGCGCGTCCGGACCTGCGAGTTCGTGTTGGACGATCTGGTGAGCTTCGTGCTGCTGTGGGGGGCGATCAACCTACTGTACGGCAACTGGATCGCCGCGGCCGTCGCGGGGCTGTTCTGCGCCGGCCTGTTCAGCACCGATCGCTACGACTGGGCGATGGTCCGAACGGCGCTCTCGAGCGGGTAACGCCCTCGAGCGGGGAGGCGTTCTCGGACGGTCAGAGGAAGAGGCTCGTGATGCTGTCGCCGGCCACCAGCAGGATCCCGACGGCGAGCAGCGTTAGCGCGAGCCAGACGCCCAGCGAGACCGCGGCGGTGCGGACGAACTCCTGGTCGTTCTCCGTTACTTCGAACGGACCGGAACTGGTGCGTTCGGCCATACCTATCGGTACGCACTGCGGCGATACGAAAGGGAATCCACTATATCAGGGGCTTTGATAGGCGCCTCGAGTCCGTCCACAAGCGGACTCGAGGCGCTAGAATTATCGCGTCGGGAGGCCGTCGCCGCGGTCGGGTCTGTGCGGCTCAGGGTCGGGATCGGAGTCGGGGCCGGGACCGGGTTCGGAGTCGGTCTCCGCGTCCGACTCGAGCGTCGGCACCGCAGAGACCCGTTCGAAGACCGCCTCGGGGTCGCGGGTCCACTGCCAGTGCCACCGCGTCTTCGCGAGACACCACAGCTTCCGCGTCGTCGACAGCGACGGTTCGGAAGAGAGCACGTCGTACTCCTGTCGTCGGATCAGCGCGTGGTGCTCGGCGTAGAGCACGGCCGCCAGCAGCACCGGCAGTTGGCAATCTTCGGGGAGATACCGAATGCCCGCGACGCCCTCCCGGTAGAGCGACTCGGCGCGGTGGAGTTCCTCGCGCATCGCCGCCGCGAACGCGTCCGAGTACTCGAGGCGCTCGATTTCGTCGTTCGAGACCCCGTGTTGCCGCAGCGTCTCCTGAGGGAGGTAGATTCGCTCGCGCTCGAGCATATCCTCGCGAACGTCCCGCAGGAAGTTGGTGAGTTGGAAGGCCTCGCCGAGTTTTCTGGCGTGCGGGAGCGCCGTCGCCTCTTTTTCGGGTTCGAGGTCCATGATCGCCGTCATCATCACGCCGACCGCGGCCGCCGAGCCGCCCATGTACGACTCGAGGTCGGCGTAGGTCTCGTACCGGCTCGTCTCGATGTCGGTCAGCATCGCGTCGACGAATTCGTCGACCGTCGCGTCGTCGATGTCGTACGCCGTTCGCAGCTCCTGAAACGCCTCGAGGACGGGATCCTCGGGCTCGGCCTCGCCGAGCGCCTGCGCGCGGAGCGACTCGAGTTCGGCCCGCTGTTTTGCGGGCGGTACGCCCTCGGCGTCGTCGACGACCTCGTCGGCGATGCGGAAGAACGCGTAGAGGACGTG
This portion of the Halopiger aswanensis genome encodes:
- the cruF gene encoding bisanhydrobacterioruberin hydratase, with protein sequence MDRTDAHDAGGAPATHAQEHGETRTAVQRRLERLIRENRFTIAVVFPVVGALLLVASAENLLPAPLAYNPLLIFVGTAVMRSPLIVGLLPRIDSRALACLGLLTAYTYAIETVGVRTDWPYGAFEYGIELGPMLNGEIPLALPLFFIPLVLNAVLLTLLVLERWWPRGLERALVRLPVAVAAVVAVDLVLDPGAVAIGFWSYETGGYYGVPLSNYRGWLLSGAVAVALVDLAFDRAALLERVRTCEFVLDDLVSFVLLWGAINLLYGNWIAAAVAGLFCAGLFSTDRYDWAMVRTALSSG
- a CDS encoding phytoene/squalene synthase family protein, giving the protein MQQEHIDAGKAIQRRTGKTFYLATKFLPERVRHATHVLYAFFRIADEVVDDAEGVPPAKQRAELESLRAQALGEAEPEDPVLEAFQELRTAYDIDDATVDEFVDAMLTDIETSRYETYADLESYMGGSAAAVGVMMTAIMDLEPEKEATALPHARKLGEAFQLTNFLRDVREDMLERERIYLPQETLRQHGVSNDEIERLEYSDAFAAAMREELHRAESLYREGVAGIRYLPEDCQLPVLLAAVLYAEHHALIRRQEYDVLSSEPSLSTTRKLWCLAKTRWHWQWTRDPEAVFERVSAVPTLESDAETDSEPGPGPDSDPDPEPHRPDRGDGLPTR